A single Xiphias gladius isolate SHS-SW01 ecotype Sanya breed wild chromosome 22, ASM1685928v1, whole genome shotgun sequence DNA region contains:
- the LOC120783592 gene encoding uncharacterized protein C1orf232, giving the protein MNPMWKVYKSKVLKTFNPEYEEDAAEEVTEVENDVSPVQEDEAPNAISQLAKKMQGAGAKSWNRLSALFSRDDEHQLLEETESPPVADHPLAVKPEEPPRPTRHTGFWDSFAANWAAKKQAEAAATAAAAADEAAAAGQGDKSATEAGGDEHQDGQIAEAEESEGGGGRTNNSFSKYVSLGGGSEEATFKWNFVTSKLAELKAKSMTKTN; this is encoded by the exons ATGAATCCAATGTGGAAGGTTTATAAGAGTAAAGTGCTGAAGACTTTTAACCCTGAGTATGAGGAGGACGCTGCTGAAGAG GTCACAGAAGTGGAGAATGATGTGAGCCCAGTGCAGGAAGATGAGGCGCCTAACGCTATTTCCCAGTTGGCCAAGAAA ATGCAGGGGGCCGGGGCCAAAAGCTGGAACAGACTATCAGCTCTCTTCAGTAGAGATGATGAACACCAGCTTCTGGAGGAGACTGAGAGCCCACCGGTTGCTGACCA TCCGCTTGCGGTAAAGCCAGAGGAGCCTCCTCGGCCCACCAGACACACAGGATTCTGGGATAGCTTTGCAGCGAACTGGGCTGCCAAGAAGCAGGCCGAAGCCGCAGCcaccgctgccgctgctgcagaCGAGGCGGCGGCGGCAGGCCAAGGTGATAAAAGTGCGACAGAGGCCGGAGGGGACGAGCACCAGGATGGGCAGATCGCCGAGGCAGAGGAGAgtgaaggaggtggaggaaggacCAACAACAGCTTCTCCAAATACGTCTCGCTGGGAGGAGGCAGCGAGGAGGCAACCTTCAAGTGGAACTTTGTCACCAGCAAGCTGGCAGAGCTGAAGGCCAAGAGCATGACCAAGACCAACTAG